The following are from one region of the Vitis riparia cultivar Riparia Gloire de Montpellier isolate 1030 chromosome 14, EGFV_Vit.rip_1.0, whole genome shotgun sequence genome:
- the LOC117929465 gene encoding CASP-like protein 1F2, with translation MESLEVANGKSTALGVSRETSSPPQMGFFIAQVVLRFFTIAFTAAAIAVMVTAKETVEVFSISFTVRYSYLSAFKFLVGADAVVCGFSMLSLIFVSIFNKGKSNHYFFLYFHDLILMVLSMSACAAATAVGYVGRYGQDKAAWMAVCGNVKMFCDKALASILLSLIGFICLFLLTIMAARNLRASGHLI, from the exons ATGGAGTCACTGGAGGTGGCAAATGGGAAGAGTACCGCCCTGGGCGTAAGCCGAGAAACCTCAAGCCCGCCCCAGATGGGTTTCTTTATTGCCCAAGTGGTGCTTAGGTTTTTTACTATTGCGTTTACAGCGGCGGCCATTGCTGTTATGGTCACCGCCAAGGAGACTGTCGAGGTCTTCTCCATCTCCTTCACTGTCCGTTATAGCTACTTGTCAGCGTTCAA gTTTCTAGTGGGTGCAGACGCAGTTGTATGCGGCTTCTCTATGCTGTCATTGATCTTCGTTTCGATTTTCAACAAAGGAAAATCAAATCACTATTTCTTCTTGTATTTCCATGATCTG ATACTGATGGTGCTGTCCATGTCGGCTTGCGCTGCCGCAACCGCGGTTGGGTATGTGGGTCGCTATGGACAAGACAAGGCAGCTTGGATGGCTGTTTGCGGAAATGTGAAGATGTTTTGCGACAAGGCCTTAGCCTCTATATTATTGTCTCTTATTGGTTTCATCTGTCTCTTCCTTCTTACAATCATGGCTGCCAGAAATCTTAGAGCCTCTGGCCATTTGATCTGA
- the LOC117929898 gene encoding BRO1 domain-containing protein BROX homolog isoform X1, whose protein sequence is MGCTTSISKIYTVGRRKKTISIPETVVFVPSMRVPVRSDLQRTLRGLIPPDVADKLSSLRNQIVLVAEETVFAGGSAVTELMRVLEEYYSVLLGLTKNEYGLEELVEFKWKNLEGGLQETNVANSWFELLSIVHMMAVLTLSEANSLLIPKDHSGSGERTVSADFKRDAVELLLKASGYLEFCVRDVLAHLRPDIKRRFPKDLQEGVLEAMSIQALGQGTELQLSLAVESQKATLSVKRRLACEQMSYFSQAHYCLSGCDMSHGYGKKHLLFIKWKYLEAKAAAYYYHGLILDKGNEPSCHVSAVCCFLAAEELLADSKKVFLSFCLAVPVTRAPPLCDAMKHLHQKIPDIALKKSQMYGYLLEQEKSLQVLPDLPEFQLSLRPDDYQLPEIHPAWNNETWENQCQTLKEHLRDGEDETETE, encoded by the exons ATGGGGTGCACAACTTCAATCTCGAAGATATACACAGTTGGGAGGAGGAAGAAGACGATAAGTATTCCCGAAACTGTGGTTTTCGTCCCCTCAATGCGTGTTCCGGTTCGGTCTGACCTTCAGAGGACTCTTAGAGGGTTGATTCCGCCGGATGTTGCTGATAAGTTATCTTCACTTCGGAATCAGATTGTTTTAGTGGCGGAGGAGACTG TTTTTGCAGGTGGATCTGCTGTTACAGAACTAATGCGGGTTCTAGAGGAGTACTATTCTGTTCTTCTTGGATTGactaaaaatg AATATGGGCTTGAAGAGTTGGTGGAATTCAAGTGGAAAAATCTTGAAGGTGGACTGCAA GAAACAAATGTAGCAAACTCCTGGTTTGAATTACTGTCCATTGTCCACATGATGGCTGTTCTGACACTTTCTGAGGCTAACTCTTTGCTGATTCCTAAGGATCACTCTGGTTCTGGTGAAAGAACGGTGTCTGCAG ATTTCAAGAGGGATGCTGTGGAATTATTGCTCAAGGCTTCAGGTTACTTGGAATTCTGTGTTCGGGATGTACTGGCTCACTTACGACCAGATATTAA AAGGAGGTTTCCAAAAGATCTGCAGGAGGGTGTATTGGAGGCTATGTCAATTCAAGCACTAGGCCAG GGAACTGAATTGCAGCTCAGTTTAGCTGTTGAAAGCCAAAAGGCCACTTTATCCGTGAAGAGGAGGCTGGCATGTGAACAAATGAGCTATTTCAGTCAG GCTCATTACTGTTTGTCAGGATGTGACATGAGTCATGGATATGGAAAGAAGCATCTCCTGTTCATAAAATGGAAGTACCTTGAAGCAAAG GCTGCAGCATACTACTACCACGGCCTGATCCTTGACAAGGGTAATGAACCATCTTGTCATGTTAGTGCTGTATGTTGTTTTCTTGCTGCCGAAGAACTTCTCGCAGATAGCAAGAAGGTCTTTTTGAGCTTTTGCCTTGCAGTTCCTGTGACCAG GGCTCCTCCTTTGTGTGACGCCATGAAGCATTTACATCAGAAAATTCCCGATATTGCATTGAAAAAGTCTCAGATGTATGGCTATCTCTTAGAACAAGAGAA GTCTCTCCAAGTACTACCTGATCTTCCAGAGTTTCAGCTGTCCTTAAGACCCGATGACTACCAGTTGCCTGAAATCCATCCAGCTTGGaacaatgaaacatgggaaAACCAGTGCCAGACCCTCAAAGAGCACCTCAGAGATGGTGAAGATGAGACTGAAACTGAATGA
- the LOC117929898 gene encoding BRO1 domain-containing protein BROX homolog isoform X2 — translation MGCTTSISKIYTVGRRKKTISIPETVVFVPSMRVPVRSDLQRTLRGLIPPDVADKLSSLRNQIVLVAEETGGSAVTELMRVLEEYYSVLLGLTKNEYGLEELVEFKWKNLEGGLQETNVANSWFELLSIVHMMAVLTLSEANSLLIPKDHSGSGERTVSADFKRDAVELLLKASGYLEFCVRDVLAHLRPDIKRRFPKDLQEGVLEAMSIQALGQGTELQLSLAVESQKATLSVKRRLACEQMSYFSQAHYCLSGCDMSHGYGKKHLLFIKWKYLEAKAAAYYYHGLILDKGNEPSCHVSAVCCFLAAEELLADSKKVFLSFCLAVPVTRAPPLCDAMKHLHQKIPDIALKKSQMYGYLLEQEKSLQVLPDLPEFQLSLRPDDYQLPEIHPAWNNETWENQCQTLKEHLRDGEDETETE, via the exons ATGGGGTGCACAACTTCAATCTCGAAGATATACACAGTTGGGAGGAGGAAGAAGACGATAAGTATTCCCGAAACTGTGGTTTTCGTCCCCTCAATGCGTGTTCCGGTTCGGTCTGACCTTCAGAGGACTCTTAGAGGGTTGATTCCGCCGGATGTTGCTGATAAGTTATCTTCACTTCGGAATCAGATTGTTTTAGTGGCGGAGGAGACTG GTGGATCTGCTGTTACAGAACTAATGCGGGTTCTAGAGGAGTACTATTCTGTTCTTCTTGGATTGactaaaaatg AATATGGGCTTGAAGAGTTGGTGGAATTCAAGTGGAAAAATCTTGAAGGTGGACTGCAA GAAACAAATGTAGCAAACTCCTGGTTTGAATTACTGTCCATTGTCCACATGATGGCTGTTCTGACACTTTCTGAGGCTAACTCTTTGCTGATTCCTAAGGATCACTCTGGTTCTGGTGAAAGAACGGTGTCTGCAG ATTTCAAGAGGGATGCTGTGGAATTATTGCTCAAGGCTTCAGGTTACTTGGAATTCTGTGTTCGGGATGTACTGGCTCACTTACGACCAGATATTAA AAGGAGGTTTCCAAAAGATCTGCAGGAGGGTGTATTGGAGGCTATGTCAATTCAAGCACTAGGCCAG GGAACTGAATTGCAGCTCAGTTTAGCTGTTGAAAGCCAAAAGGCCACTTTATCCGTGAAGAGGAGGCTGGCATGTGAACAAATGAGCTATTTCAGTCAG GCTCATTACTGTTTGTCAGGATGTGACATGAGTCATGGATATGGAAAGAAGCATCTCCTGTTCATAAAATGGAAGTACCTTGAAGCAAAG GCTGCAGCATACTACTACCACGGCCTGATCCTTGACAAGGGTAATGAACCATCTTGTCATGTTAGTGCTGTATGTTGTTTTCTTGCTGCCGAAGAACTTCTCGCAGATAGCAAGAAGGTCTTTTTGAGCTTTTGCCTTGCAGTTCCTGTGACCAG GGCTCCTCCTTTGTGTGACGCCATGAAGCATTTACATCAGAAAATTCCCGATATTGCATTGAAAAAGTCTCAGATGTATGGCTATCTCTTAGAACAAGAGAA GTCTCTCCAAGTACTACCTGATCTTCCAGAGTTTCAGCTGTCCTTAAGACCCGATGACTACCAGTTGCCTGAAATCCATCCAGCTTGGaacaatgaaacatgggaaAACCAGTGCCAGACCCTCAAAGAGCACCTCAGAGATGGTGAAGATGAGACTGAAACTGAATGA
- the LOC117931241 gene encoding zinc finger protein CONSTANS-LIKE 14-like isoform X1 has product METSSKSRPSAAVPCDFCDSKTAVVHCRADSAKLCLLCDRHVHSANALSRKHLRSQICDNCRTEPVSFRCFTDNLALCQSCDWDSHGNCSVLSLHKRTPVESFSGCPSPLELASVFRVDLKDGNWSSWNFGSVNVQDFVVPGENCYVGCGTKVEKNGISVVYEQLVDLIRSDVDVVRGDVDGDGDEGEDGAELGPGTPGRCANMGNFQGVDLDNGGDEELLRQQTPFTSLLMLPTPVDARDTGCGYGCAVEGDAMWDRGHLSYQAPQIWDFHLGRSRICKETSPEAGYDVNNSGFVIKNYSEITKGSSLTRTKALQGMYEMNCTTTHEDILSKNCHSNKALSSQGTTTAESNNIPIVGPSSESWSAEPNTNSIKSMQFKDLLIGSGTARTETTNVDMELLAQNRGHAMLRYKEKKKTRRYEKHIRYESRKARADTRKRVKGRFVKASDS; this is encoded by the exons ATGGAAACCTCGTCTAAATCCAGACCCTCTGCGGCGGTTCCCTGCGATTTCTGCGACTCAAAAACGGCGGTTGTACACTGCAGAGCCGACTCGGCAAAGCTCTGTCTGTTGTGCGATCGACATGTGCACTCGGCCAATGCCCTGTCTCGCAAGCACCTCCGCTCACAGATCTGTGACAACTGCAGGACCGAACCGGTGTCCTTTCGATGCTTCACCGACAATCTTGCTCTCTGCCAGAGCTGCGACTGGGACTCTCATGGTAATTGCTCAGTCCTGTCTCTCCACAAGAGGACTCCCGTGGAAAGCTTCTCAGGGTGTCCCTCTCCACTCGAGCTCGCTTCTGTGTTTCGAGTGGATTTGAAGGATGGGAATTGGAGTAGTTGGAATTTCGGGTCGGTGAATGTTCAGGATTTTGTGGTTCCGGGCGAGAATTGCTATGTTGGGTGTGGTACGAAAGTAGAGAAGAACGGGATAAGCGTGGTGTATGAGCAATTGGTGGACTTAATACGGAGCGATGTGGATGTGGTGCGGGGGGATGTGGACGGAGATGGAGATGAGGGTGAGGATGGTGCTGAACTGGGTCCAGGGACGCCGGGTAGGTGTGCTAATATGGGGAATTTTCAAGGTGTTGATTTAGATAATGGTGGTGATGAAGAGTTGTTGCGGCAGCAAACGCCGTTTACGTCTTTGCTTATGTTGCCGACGCCTGTTGATGCCAGAGACACTGGCTGTGGTTATGGTTGCGCAGTGGAAGGAGACGCTATGTGGGATCGTGGCCACCTTTCATATCAGGCACCCCAG ATATGGGATTTTCATTTGGGAAGATCAAGGATTTGCAAAGAAACTAGTCCAGAAGCAGGATACGATGTGAACAATTCTGGTTTTGTGATCAAGAATTATAGTGAAATTACCAAGGGATCTTCCTTGACAAGAACAAAAGCGTTACAAGGCATGTATGAGATGAATTGCACAACAACCCATGAGGATATCCTGTCAAAAAAT tGTCATTCAAATAAAGCATTGTCAAGCCAGGGAACAACGACGGCAGAGAGCAACAACATACCTATAGTAGGGCCATCATCAGAGTCCTGGTCAGCTGAACCCAATACAAACAGCATTAAAAGTATGCAGTTCAAGGATCTCCTTATTGGGAGTGGAACTGCAAGAACAGAGACAACCAATGTTGATATGGAGCTGCTGGCACAGAACAGAGGCCATGCCATGTTACGctacaaggagaagaagaaaactcGAAG ATACGAGAAGCACATCCGCTATGAGTCAAGGAAGGCCAGAGCTGACACTAGAAAGCGAGTGAAAGGTAGGTTTGTGAAGGCAAGTGACTCCTGA
- the LOC117931241 gene encoding zinc finger protein CONSTANS-LIKE 14-like isoform X2 — translation METSSKSRPSAAVPCDFCDSKTAVVHCRADSAKLCLLCDRHVHSANALSRKHLRSQICDNCRTEPVSFRCFTDNLALCQSCDWDSHGNCSVLSLHKRTPVESFSGCPSPLELASVFRVDLKDGNWSSWNFGSVNVQDFVVPGENCYVGCGTKVEKNGISVVYEQLVDLIRSDVDVVRGDVDGDGDEGEDGAELGPGTPGRCANMGNFQGVDLDNGGDEELLRQQTPFTSLLMLPTPVDARDTGCGYGCAVEGDAMWDRGHLSYQAPQIWDFHLGRSRICKETSPEAGYDVNNSGFVIKNYSEITKGSSLTRTKALQGMYEMNCTTTHEDILSKNAVLVVTHDWRNRMKLLLCTCSIQLEYMDT, via the exons ATGGAAACCTCGTCTAAATCCAGACCCTCTGCGGCGGTTCCCTGCGATTTCTGCGACTCAAAAACGGCGGTTGTACACTGCAGAGCCGACTCGGCAAAGCTCTGTCTGTTGTGCGATCGACATGTGCACTCGGCCAATGCCCTGTCTCGCAAGCACCTCCGCTCACAGATCTGTGACAACTGCAGGACCGAACCGGTGTCCTTTCGATGCTTCACCGACAATCTTGCTCTCTGCCAGAGCTGCGACTGGGACTCTCATGGTAATTGCTCAGTCCTGTCTCTCCACAAGAGGACTCCCGTGGAAAGCTTCTCAGGGTGTCCCTCTCCACTCGAGCTCGCTTCTGTGTTTCGAGTGGATTTGAAGGATGGGAATTGGAGTAGTTGGAATTTCGGGTCGGTGAATGTTCAGGATTTTGTGGTTCCGGGCGAGAATTGCTATGTTGGGTGTGGTACGAAAGTAGAGAAGAACGGGATAAGCGTGGTGTATGAGCAATTGGTGGACTTAATACGGAGCGATGTGGATGTGGTGCGGGGGGATGTGGACGGAGATGGAGATGAGGGTGAGGATGGTGCTGAACTGGGTCCAGGGACGCCGGGTAGGTGTGCTAATATGGGGAATTTTCAAGGTGTTGATTTAGATAATGGTGGTGATGAAGAGTTGTTGCGGCAGCAAACGCCGTTTACGTCTTTGCTTATGTTGCCGACGCCTGTTGATGCCAGAGACACTGGCTGTGGTTATGGTTGCGCAGTGGAAGGAGACGCTATGTGGGATCGTGGCCACCTTTCATATCAGGCACCCCAG ATATGGGATTTTCATTTGGGAAGATCAAGGATTTGCAAAGAAACTAGTCCAGAAGCAGGATACGATGTGAACAATTCTGGTTTTGTGATCAAGAATTATAGTGAAATTACCAAGGGATCTTCCTTGACAAGAACAAAAGCGTTACAAGGCATGTATGAGATGAATTGCACAACAACCCATGAGGATATCCTGTCAAAAAAT GCTGTTCTGGTTGTGACTCATGATTGGAGAAATAGGATGAAGTTACTCTTATGTACTTGTTCCATTCAATTAGAGTACATGGACACATAA
- the LOC117930179 gene encoding translocon-associated protein subunit beta, with translation MAKTLISVVVALILVSSTLGSSDVPFIVAHKKASLTRLKSGAERVSVSIDIYNQGSTTAYDVSLTDDSWSQDVFNVVSGNTSISWERLDAGGLLSHAFELESKVEGMFYGAPAVITFRIPTTAALQEAYSTPILPLDILAVRPPEKKFEWAKRLLAKYGSQISVISIVSVFVYLVASPSKSGAGKGSKKKR, from the exons ATGGCGAAGACTCTGATCTCTGTAGTCGTGGCTCTGATACTCGTTTCGTCGACGCTCGGGAGCTCAGATGTTCCGTTCATCGTGGCCCACAAGAAGGCCTCTCTCACCAGGCTTAAGTCCGGCGCCGAGCGAGTCTCCGTGTCCATCGACATCTACAATCAAGGATCCAC GACTGCATATGATGTAAGTCTCACTGATGATAGCTGGTCTCAAGATGTATTTAATGTTGTCAGTGGCAACACTTCAATATCATGGGAAAGGCTTGATGC TGGTGGTCTTCTATCACATGCTTTTGAATTGGAGTCCAAAGTGGAAGGAATGTTTTATGGTGCACCAGCAGTCATTACATTCCGCATCCCTACCACGGCTGCTCTGCAG GAGGCATATTCAACTCCAATATTACCTTTAGATATCCTTGCAGTGAGACCTCCAGAGAAGAAGTTTGAGTGG GCTAAG AGGTTGTTGGCAAAATATGGGTCCCAGATCTCTGTGATCTCCATTGTGTCTGTCTTTGTGTATCTGGTTGCCAGTCCATCAAAATCCGGTGCTGGGAAAGGAAGCAAGAAGAAGCGTTAA
- the LOC117930178 gene encoding GEM-like protein 5 — protein sequence MDSTTQGSQPLYPSLSPTTPEETAQEGSKPLYPSLSPITPEETAHEPLTSLPSSSSQQVNPEEAQPHHQAGPSSSAPPVPPCKENAEKWGTQIMGPPAVPTCHPDNKKAALWGAAHDQQNNHHHHPYLQYNPIEKPSSSPMESVLHMFNSWSNKAESTANNIWHNLKTGPSVSKAAWGKVNLTAKAITGGGFESLYKQTFATHSSEKLKKSFACYLSTSTGPVAGTLYLSNIHVAFCSDRPLSFTAPSGQETWSYYKVMVPLSKIGTINPVIMRENPSEKENPSERYIQTVTVDGHDFWFMGFVNYDKASQHLSESMTNVIATDIAVQPPVA from the exons ATGGACAGCACCACCCAAGGATCGCAGCCTCTTTACCCCTCCTTGTCCCCAACCACGCCTGAGGAAACTGCCCAAGAAGGATCGAAGCCTCTTTACCCCTCCTTGTCCCCAATCACGCCTGAGGAAACTGCCCATGAACCATTAACATCCCtgccttcatcttcttcacagCAGGTCAACCCTGAAGAAGCTCAGCCTCATCATCAAGCCGGTCCATCGTCATCAGCGCCGCCTGTTCCACCGTGTAAAGAGAACGCTGAGAAGTGGGGGACACAAATCATGGGGCCTCCCGCAGTCCCAACATGCCACCCAGACAACAAGAAGGCAGCGTTGTGGGGTGCTGCTCATGATCAGCAAAACAACCACCATCATCACCCTTATCTCCAGTACAACCCCATTGAAAAGCCGAGCAGCAGCCCTATGGAATCTGTTCTCCATATGTTCAACTCCTGGAGCAACAAGGCTGAGAGCACCGCCAACAATATCTGGCATAACt TGAAAACGGGGCCATCTGTATCCAAAGCGGCTTGGGGGAAGGTGAATTTGACCGCCAAAGCAATAACAGGAGGTGGGTTTGAGTCCTTGTACAAGCAGACTTTCGCAACTCATTCCAGCGAGAAGCTGAAGAAGTCTTTTGCCTGTTATCTTTCCACATCAACTGGACCAGTAGCTGGAACTCTTTATCTCTCAAATATTCATGTAGCTTTCTGCAGCGACCGCCCCTTGTCCTTCACTGCACCATCTGGCCAGGAAACTTGGAGCTACTACAAG GTCATGGTACCTTTGAGCAAAATCGGTACAATCAACCCTGTAATCATGAGGGAAAATCCATCTGAAAAGGAAAATCCATCTGAAAGATATATCCAGACTGTCACAGTGGATGGGCATGATTTCTGGTTCATGGGTTTTGTTAATTATGACAAAGCATCTCAGCATCTCTCCGAAAGTATGACAAATGTTATAGCAACTGACATAGCAGTACAGCCGCCCGTTGCATAA